A genomic region of Gammaproteobacteria bacterium contains the following coding sequences:
- the upp gene encoding uracil phosphoribosyltransferase — MDSRITIVDHPLVQHKLTLMRDRDQPTAYFRQLLRETALLLAYEVTRDLPLETKRIETPIEAMDAPVLSGKKLCFVSVLRAGNGLLEGMLDLLPSARVGHVGLYRDPETLEAVEYYYKVPQDIGERLVIVVDPMLATANSGIAAVDRLKQGGARRIKFVCLLAAPEGVAAFTAAHPDVHLYTAAVDRQLNEHGYILPGLGDAGDRIYGTR, encoded by the coding sequence ATGGACAGCCGTATTACGATAGTTGACCACCCGTTGGTACAGCACAAACTCACCCTCATGCGGGACAGAGATCAGCCCACGGCTTATTTTCGGCAGCTGTTACGGGAAACCGCACTGCTGCTTGCTTATGAGGTGACCCGCGACCTGCCGTTGGAGACCAAACGGATAGAGACACCGATCGAGGCCATGGACGCCCCGGTTCTGTCAGGGAAAAAGCTGTGTTTTGTCTCGGTGTTGCGCGCAGGCAACGGGCTGCTGGAGGGCATGCTGGACCTGTTGCCATCTGCCCGGGTGGGACACGTAGGACTTTATCGTGACCCCGAAACACTCGAAGCTGTGGAATACTATTACAAGGTCCCGCAGGACATCGGTGAACGTCTGGTAATTGTTGTTGACCCTATGCTGGCGACGGCAAATTCGGGGATTGCCGCTGTGGACCGTCTCAAGCAGGGCGGTGCCAGGCGAATCAAATTTGTCTGTCTGCTGGCGGCACCGGAGGGTGTAGCGGCCTTCACTGCTGCCCATCCGGATGTGCATCTCTACACGGCTGCAGTTGATCGACAGTTAAACGAGCATGGCTATATCCTGCCCGGCCTGGGCGATGCCGGTGACCGTATTTACGGAACGCGCTGA
- a CDS encoding SDR family oxidoreductase: MAFSGKRILVTGSSRGIGYATAAHFLSTGARVAINGRTIASTAQGIEQLGGGDQLIAASGDIQTTAGCVSVVETAAKGLGGLDILVNSAGVAYFLPVEASDEAIWNITIDTNLKGTFFCMRAALPYLRDSEGNIVNLASDAGLIGENGLSVYCASKGGVVNLTRAMALELAPSIRVNCVCPGYVDTDMVRRDGIDQTDDPQAAEQAIIDYAPLKRMSTPGEIAKAIAYLASDDAAFITGSALPIDGGSTAGH; this comes from the coding sequence ATGGCGTTCTCCGGCAAACGAATCTTGGTAACCGGCTCGTCGCGCGGTATCGGCTATGCGACAGCAGCGCATTTCCTCAGTACAGGTGCACGAGTGGCCATCAATGGCCGCACGATCGCCTCTACGGCCCAGGGGATTGAACAACTGGGCGGCGGCGACCAACTCATTGCTGCCAGCGGTGACATCCAGACGACTGCGGGCTGTGTGTCAGTTGTGGAAACTGCTGCAAAAGGTCTCGGTGGTCTCGACATTCTGGTCAATTCGGCCGGAGTTGCCTACTTTCTACCCGTGGAGGCATCTGACGAGGCGATATGGAACATAACAATCGACACCAACCTCAAGGGCACATTTTTCTGCATGCGTGCTGCCCTGCCTTATTTGCGTGATTCGGAAGGCAATATTGTCAACCTGGCCTCGGACGCGGGACTTATAGGTGAGAACGGATTGTCGGTCTACTGTGCATCCAAGGGCGGTGTCGTAAACCTAACCCGTGCCATGGCACTAGAACTGGCACCGTCGATTCGCGTCAACTGCGTATGCCCGGGTTATGTCGACACAGACATGGTCCGTCGCGATGGCATTGACCAGACGGATGACCCGCAGGCAGCGGAACAGGCTATCATCGATTATGCACCGCTTAAAAGAATGAGTACGCCGGGGGAAATTGCAAAAGCCATCGCCTACCTTGCCAGCGACGACGCAGCTTTTATTACCGGTTCAGCATTGCCGATCGACGGTGGCAGTACAGCGGGCCATTGA